CACTTATTTAGACCAGGATTTGAAAAGGTATATATTGTTAGTTTCGAAGATTGTCCTATGATTCCTGAGCTTGAAGCTACCCCGTTGCTAAAATGTGGTAAATGGTATGTTTCAACTGGAAAAGAGTGGATTTGCCATTCTGATTTAGAGTTATCAGCATT
The DNA window shown above is from Enterococcus montenegrensis and carries:
- a CDS encoding DUF3884 family protein; the protein is MLSDTLEKVQHLFRPGFEKVYIVSFEDCPMIPELEATPLLKCGKWYVSTGKEWICHSDLELSAFEWEFLQSLDVEIRETIHFEVNYLPFQ